A genome region from Magnolia sinica isolate HGM2019 chromosome 8, MsV1, whole genome shotgun sequence includes the following:
- the LOC131253183 gene encoding phosphopantothenoylcysteine decarboxylase-like translates to MSEREAAMDYMDMKKPRILLAASGSVAAIKFGSLCHSFSEWAEVKAVATRSSLHFIDKASLPKDVILYTDEDEWSSWKKIGDNVLHIELRKWADNMVIAPLSANTLGKIAGGLCDNLLTCIVRAWDFNKPIYVAPAMNTFMWENPFTERHLKAISELGFTLIPPITKRLACGDYGNGAMAEPSVINNTVRLKF, encoded by the exons ATGTCAGAAAGGGAAGCAGCAATGGATTATATGGATATGAAAAAACCACGTATTCTCTTGGCTGCTAGTGGAAGTGTAGCTGCTATAAAATTTGGAAGCCTTTGCCATAGCTTTTCCGAATGGGCAGAAGTCAAAGCAGTAGCCACCAGGTCTTCCTTGCACTTCATTGATAAAGCATCACTTCCAAAGGATGTAATTCTTTACACGGATGAAGATGAATGGTCCAGTTGGAAGAAAATTGGTGACAATGTGCTTCACATTGAGCTTAGAAAATGGGCTGATAACATGGTAATTGCCCCGTTGTCAGCAAATACACTTGGCAAG attGCTGGCGGTTTGTGTGACAACCTACTAACATGCATCGTGCGAGCATGGGACTTCAACAAGCCAATCTACGTTGCTCCTGCCATGAACACCTTTATGTGGGAGAATCCCTTCACCGAACGCCATCTCAAAGCTATCAGTGAACTTGGTTTCACACTGATCCCTCCCATCACAAAGAGGTTAGCTTGTGGGGATTATGGGAACGGTGCCATGGCCGAACCTTCCGTGATCAATAATACCGTGAGGCTCAAGTTTTGA